AACCCGACTTTGGTTGGTCCAAaagaacatctcatctcatgttCTGAACCGCCTCATCCTGATTAGGGTCatggtttttttctttctttaattcCTTTCATTTGGACCGTTGCCCGACGACGTTCGGACCGATTCGAATACAGCTGGACCGAGGCGGAATGTAGAAATTTGGTCCAAATAATCATCTCGCTTTGGACAATCGGACCCCCTCGGCCATCGAGGGCACCCACGGAAAGAAGTCAGTCTCCACCCCCAAATCATTTCAATGCCACGAGGCTCTTGTTTATTTGACAGATGTGGGCGAGTGAGAGGGAGAGTCTTCCCGGGCGTAGTATCGTTGGAGCAGCTCCCGCACCCTGCCCAAGATGATGGGGTTTCCGCCCCCGCAGTCGCAGTCGTCCGGCCCGTACGGTGGCGTCACCAGCAGGGCGCCGGCCACCAGCAGTCCGTCGCCGCGCTCCTCCACGGGGACGTGCTGGCTCTCCAGCCAGCGGCGGAGGCCGGCTCGCCGCCCCGGGTCGGCCCCGCCGCACGCCGACTCCGACGCCGTGGCCGAGGTGGCGAAGAGCCCGCGAAGGCGCGAGGCCGCGGCCTCGTCCGCCTCCCGGATTTTCTCCACGCGGCGCACCGCGGCGCCCATCACCACGCAGAGGCCGTTGGGCTCGTGCTCCGTGGCGCCCAAGGTGACCAGGACCAGGCTGCGGCGAGGCAAATAGACAGAGAAAAACAACGGTAGGTAGGGTGATGGGCGTGGGGGTTGCACCGCCCACCTGGCGGCGTTCATAGCGAACCTGGCGGACACGGGGTCGACCGTGAGCAGCCAGCCTCCAAACACTTTCCCCGACGCCGTCACTCGGAGCTCGTTGTTGACGTAAGCGCTCCACTGCAGAGGACCCAAGCTGGGCCAGTCGTCAGAGCAGCCGCTAGCCAAAGCGGGCGTGACGGCCGAGTCGTCTTCGGAGTAGCCACTAGCCATAGCGGGGTGTCTTCCCGCCTAAATCCCGCAAAGGGGTCCTGTCGTCGACGAGCCACCGAGGTTAACAAGATTCCAAAATACACACCCAGGtacaaataaagaaagaaagaaagaaagtggACAAGGCGCACTA
The Stigmatopora argus isolate UIUO_Sarg chromosome 7, RoL_Sarg_1.0, whole genome shotgun sequence DNA segment above includes these coding regions:
- the gemin6 gene encoding gem-associated protein 6, with the translated sequence MASGYSEDDSAVTPALASGCSDDWPSLGPLQWSAYVNNELRVTASGKVFGGWLLTVDPVSASLVLVTLGATEHEPNGLCVVMGAAVRRVEKIREADEAAASRLRGLFATSATASESACGGADPGRRAGLRRWLESQHVPVEERGDGLLVAGALLVTPPYGPDDCDCGGGNPIILGRVRELLQRYYAREDSPSHSPTSVK